A stretch of Mustela nigripes isolate SB6536 chromosome 6, MUSNIG.SB6536, whole genome shotgun sequence DNA encodes these proteins:
- the FMNL3 gene encoding formin-like protein 3 isoform X2 yields MGNLESAEGGAGEPPSVSLLPPPGKMPMPEPCELEERFALVLSSMNLPPDKARLLRQYDNEKKWDLICDQERFQVKNPPHTYIQKLQSFLDPSVTRKKFRRRVQESTKVLRELEISLRTNHIGWVREFLNDENKGLDVLVDYLSFAQCSVMFDFEGLESGDDGAFDKLRSWSRSIEDLQPPSALSAPFTNSLARSARQSVLRYSTLPGRRALKNSRLVSQKDDVHVCILCLRAIMNYQYGFNLVMSHPHAVNEIALSLNNKNPRTKALVLELLAAVCLVRGGHEIILAAFDNFKEVCKELHRFEKLMEYFRNEDSNIDFMVACMQFINIVVHSVEDMNFRVHLQYEFTKLGLEEFLQKSRHTESEKLQVQIQAYLDNVFDVGGLLEDAETKNVALEKVEELEEHVSHLTEKLLDLENENMMRVAELEKQLLQREKELESVKETYENTSHQVHTLRRLIKEKEEAFQRRCHLEPGARGLESVGSEALARIGPAELGEGLLPSDLDLLAPAPPPEEALPLPPPPAPPLPPPPPPLPDKCPPAPPLPGAAPSVVLTVGLSAIRIKKPIKTKFRLPVFNWTALKPNQISGTVFSELDDEKILEDLDLDKFEELFKTKAQGPALDLICSKNKTAQKAASKVTLLEANRAKNLAITLRKAGRSAEEICRAIHTFDLQTLPVDFVECLMRFLPTEAEVKLLRQYERERQPLDELAAEDRFMLLFSKVERLTQRMAGMAFLGNFQDNLQMLTPQLNAIIAASASVKSSQKLKQMLEIILALGNYMNSSKRGAVYGFKLQSLDLLLDTKSTDRKMTLLHFIALTVKEKYPDLANFWHELHFVEKAAAVSLENVLLDVKELGRGMELIRRECGIHDNSVLRNFLSTNEGKLDKLQRDAKTAEEAYNAVVRYFGESPKTTPPSVFFPVFVRFIRSYKEAEQENEARKKQEEVMREKQLAQEAKKLDAKTPSQRNKWQQQELIAELRRRQAKEHRPVYEGKDGTIEDIITGLHHQPIVVRHQARSAAPPSGPPRAPGPH; encoded by the exons AGCTCCATGAACCTGCCTCCCGACAAGGCCCGGCTCCTGCGGCAGTATGACAATGAGAAGAAGTGGGATCTGATCTGTGACCAG GAACGGTTCCAGGTGAAGAATCCTCCCCACACTTACATCCAGAAACTCCAGAGCTTCTTGGACCCCAGCGTAACCCGGAAG AAGTTCAGGAGGAGAGTGCAGGAGTCAACCAAAGTACTGAGGGAGCTGGAGATCTCACTTCGCACCAACCACATTGG GTGGGTTCGGGAGTTTCTGAATGATGAAAACAAAGGCCTGGATGTGCTGGTGGATTACCTGTCCTTTGCCCAATGTTCGGTCAT GTTTGACTTTGAGGGTCTGGAGAGTGGTGACGATGGTGCGTTTGACAAGCTCCGGTCCTGGAGCAGGTCCATCGAGGACCTGCAGCCACCCAGCGCCCTGTCAGCCCCCTTCACCAACAGCCTCGCTCGCTCTGCGCGCCAGTCTGTGCTCCG GTACAGCACTCTCCCTGGGCGCAGGGCCCTGAAGAACTCCCGCCTGGTGAGCCAGAAGGATGATGTCCATGTCTGCATCCTTTGCCTCAGAGCCATCATGAACTATCAG TATGGCTTCAACCTGGTCATGTCCCACCCTCATGCTGTCAATGAGATCGCACTCAGCCTCAACAACAAGAATCCAAG GACCAAAGCCCTTGTCTTGGAGCTCTTGGCAGCTGTGTGTTTGGTGCGGGGAGGTCATGAAATCATTCTTGCTGCCTTTGACAATTTCAAAGAG GTATGCAAGGAGCTACACCGCTTTGAGAAACTGATGGAGTATTTCCGGAATGAGGACAGCAACATCGACTTCATG GTGGCCTGCATGCAGTTTATCAACATCGTGGTGCACTCAGTAGAGGACATGAACTTTCGGGTGCACCTGCAGTATGAGTTCACCAAGCTGGGGCTGGAGGAGTTCTTGCAG AAGTCAAGGCACACAGAGAGCGAGAAGCTGCAGGTGCAGATCCAGGCATACCTGGACAATGTGTTTGACGTGGGAGGCTTGTTGGAGGATGCGGAGACCAAGAACGTGGCCCTGGAGAAGGTGGAGGAGCTGGAGGAACATGTGTCCCAT CTCACAGAGAAGCTTCTGGACCTGGAGAATGAGAACATGATGCGTGTGGCAGAGCTAGAGAAGCAGCTGCTGCAGCGGGAGAAGGAACTAGAGAGCGTCAAG GAGACTTACGAGAACACCAGCCACCAGGTACACACGCTGCGGCGGCTCAttaaagagaaggaggaggcctTCCAGCGCCGATGTCACTTGGAGCCTGGGGCACGGGGCCTGGAGTCAGTGGGCAGCGAGGCTCTGGCCCGGATAGGCCCTGCAGAGCTGGGTGAGGGCCTTCTGCCCTCTGATTTGGACCTCCTGGCTCCAGCCCCACCGCCCGAGGAGGCCCTGCCGCTGCCTCCACCGccagctcctcccctgcccccaccaccacccccgttACCAG ATAAgtgtcccccagccccacctctcccTGGTGCTGCTCCCTCTGTGGTGTTGACAGTAGGCCTGTCAG CCATTCGCATCAAGAAACCCATCAAGACCAAGTTCCGGTTGCCTGTCTTCAATTGGACAGCATTGAAACCCAACCAGATCAGCGGCACTGTCTTCAGTGAACTTGACGATGAGAAGATCTTGGAG GACCTAGACCTGGACAAATTTGAAGAACTGTTCAAGACAAAAGCCCAGGGCCCCGCTCTTGACCTAATCTGCTCTAAGAACAAGACAGCGCAAAAGGCCGCCAGCAAGGTGACCCTATTGGAAGCCAATCGTGCCAAGAACCTGGCCATCACCCTCCGCAAGGCTGGCCGCTCGGCAGAGGAGATCTGCAGGGCCATCCACAC GTTTGACCTCCAGACGCTGCCCGTGGACTTTGTGGAGTGCCTGATGCGCTTCCTGCCCACGGAGGCCGAGGTGAAGCTGCTGCGGCAGTATGAGCGGGAGCGGCAGCCGCTGGATGAGCTGGCGGCCGAGGACCGCTTCATGCTGCTCTTCAGCAAGGTGGAGCGGCTGACACAGCGGATGGCCGGCATGGCCTTCCTGGGCAACTTCCAGGACAACCTGCAGATGCTCACACCG CAACTCAACGCCATCATTGCCGCCTCTGCCTCTGTCAAGTCCTCCCAGAAGCTGAAGCAGAtgttggag ATCATACTTGCCCTGGGGAACTATATGAATAGCAGCAAGCGAGGTGCTGTGTATGGCTTCAAGCTCCAGAGCCTGGATCTG CTGCTGGACACCAAGTCCACTGACAGGAAGATGACATTGCTGCATTTCATCGCCTTGACGGTGAAGGAGAAGTATCCAGACCTGGCCAACTTCTGGCATGAGCTACACTTCGTGGAGAAGGCCGCGGCAG TGTCCCTGGAGAACGTACTGCTAGACGTGAAGGAGCTGGGCCGGGGCATGGAGCTGATTCGGCGGGAATGCGGCATCCATGACAACAGCGTCCTTCGGAACTTCCTTAGCACTAATGAAGGCAAATTGGACAAGCTCCAGCGTGACGCCAAGACGGCCGAG GAGGCCTATAATGCGGTTGTGCGCTACTTCGGTGAGAGTCCCAAAACCACACCCCCTTCTGTATTCTTCCCAGTGTTCGTCCGATTCATTCGTTCTTACAAG GAAGCAGAACAAGAGAATGAAGCTagaaagaagcaggaggaggTAATGCGGGAGAAGCAGCTGGCTCAGGAAGCCAAGAAACTGGATGCCAAG ACCCCATCTCAGCGGAACAAGTGGCAACAGCAGGAGCTAATCGCAGAGCTGAGGCGGCGCCAGGCCAAGGAGCATCGGCCTGTTTACGAGGGGAAGGATGGTACCATTGAGGACATCATTACAG GCCTTCACCACCAGCCCATTGTCGTTCGCCACCAAGCCAGGAGTGCCGCACCGCCCAGCGGGCCCCCCCGGGCTCCAGGCCCCCACTAA
- the FMNL3 gene encoding formin-like protein 3 isoform X5, protein MGNLESAEGGAGEPPSVSLLPPPGKMPMPEPCELEERFALVLSSMNLPPDKARLLRQYDNEKKWDLICDQERFQVKNPPHTYIQKLQSFLDPSVTRKKFRRRVQESTKVLRELEISLRTNHIGWVREFLNDENKGLDVLVDYLSFAQCSVMYSTLPGRRALKNSRLVSQKDDVHVCILCLRAIMNYQYGFNLVMSHPHAVNEIALSLNNKNPRTKALVLELLAAVCLVRGGHEIILAAFDNFKEVCKELHRFEKLMEYFRNEDSNIDFMVACMQFINIVVHSVEDMNFRVHLQYEFTKLGLEEFLQKSRHTESEKLQVQIQAYLDNVFDVGGLLEDAETKNVALEKVEELEEHVSHLTEKLLDLENENMMRVAELEKQLLQREKELESVKETYENTSHQVHTLRRLIKEKEEAFQRRCHLEPGARGLESVGSEALARIGPAELGEGLLPSDLDLLAPAPPPEEALPLPPPPAPPLPPPPPPLPDKCPPAPPLPGAAPSVVLTVGLSAIRIKKPIKTKFRLPVFNWTALKPNQISGTVFSELDDEKILEDLDLDKFEELFKTKAQGPALDLICSKNKTAQKAASKVTLLEANRAKNLAITLRKAGRSAEEICRAIHTFDLQTLPVDFVECLMRFLPTEAEVKLLRQYERERQPLDELAAEDRFMLLFSKVERLTQRMAGMAFLGNFQDNLQMLTPQLNAIIAASASVKSSQKLKQMLEIILALGNYMNSSKRGAVYGFKLQSLDLLLDTKSTDRKMTLLHFIALTVKEKYPDLANFWHELHFVEKAAAVSLENVLLDVKELGRGMELIRRECGIHDNSVLRNFLSTNEGKLDKLQRDAKTAEEAYNAVVRYFGESPKTTPPSVFFPVFVRFIRSYKEAEQENEARKKQEEVMREKQLAQEAKKLDAKTPSQRNKWQQQELIAELRRRQAKEHRPVYEGKDGTIEDIITGLHHQPIVVRHQARSAAPPSGPPRAPGPH, encoded by the exons AGCTCCATGAACCTGCCTCCCGACAAGGCCCGGCTCCTGCGGCAGTATGACAATGAGAAGAAGTGGGATCTGATCTGTGACCAG GAACGGTTCCAGGTGAAGAATCCTCCCCACACTTACATCCAGAAACTCCAGAGCTTCTTGGACCCCAGCGTAACCCGGAAG AAGTTCAGGAGGAGAGTGCAGGAGTCAACCAAAGTACTGAGGGAGCTGGAGATCTCACTTCGCACCAACCACATTGG GTGGGTTCGGGAGTTTCTGAATGATGAAAACAAAGGCCTGGATGTGCTGGTGGATTACCTGTCCTTTGCCCAATGTTCGGTCAT GTACAGCACTCTCCCTGGGCGCAGGGCCCTGAAGAACTCCCGCCTGGTGAGCCAGAAGGATGATGTCCATGTCTGCATCCTTTGCCTCAGAGCCATCATGAACTATCAG TATGGCTTCAACCTGGTCATGTCCCACCCTCATGCTGTCAATGAGATCGCACTCAGCCTCAACAACAAGAATCCAAG GACCAAAGCCCTTGTCTTGGAGCTCTTGGCAGCTGTGTGTTTGGTGCGGGGAGGTCATGAAATCATTCTTGCTGCCTTTGACAATTTCAAAGAG GTATGCAAGGAGCTACACCGCTTTGAGAAACTGATGGAGTATTTCCGGAATGAGGACAGCAACATCGACTTCATG GTGGCCTGCATGCAGTTTATCAACATCGTGGTGCACTCAGTAGAGGACATGAACTTTCGGGTGCACCTGCAGTATGAGTTCACCAAGCTGGGGCTGGAGGAGTTCTTGCAG AAGTCAAGGCACACAGAGAGCGAGAAGCTGCAGGTGCAGATCCAGGCATACCTGGACAATGTGTTTGACGTGGGAGGCTTGTTGGAGGATGCGGAGACCAAGAACGTGGCCCTGGAGAAGGTGGAGGAGCTGGAGGAACATGTGTCCCAT CTCACAGAGAAGCTTCTGGACCTGGAGAATGAGAACATGATGCGTGTGGCAGAGCTAGAGAAGCAGCTGCTGCAGCGGGAGAAGGAACTAGAGAGCGTCAAG GAGACTTACGAGAACACCAGCCACCAGGTACACACGCTGCGGCGGCTCAttaaagagaaggaggaggcctTCCAGCGCCGATGTCACTTGGAGCCTGGGGCACGGGGCCTGGAGTCAGTGGGCAGCGAGGCTCTGGCCCGGATAGGCCCTGCAGAGCTGGGTGAGGGCCTTCTGCCCTCTGATTTGGACCTCCTGGCTCCAGCCCCACCGCCCGAGGAGGCCCTGCCGCTGCCTCCACCGccagctcctcccctgcccccaccaccacccccgttACCAG ATAAgtgtcccccagccccacctctcccTGGTGCTGCTCCCTCTGTGGTGTTGACAGTAGGCCTGTCAG CCATTCGCATCAAGAAACCCATCAAGACCAAGTTCCGGTTGCCTGTCTTCAATTGGACAGCATTGAAACCCAACCAGATCAGCGGCACTGTCTTCAGTGAACTTGACGATGAGAAGATCTTGGAG GACCTAGACCTGGACAAATTTGAAGAACTGTTCAAGACAAAAGCCCAGGGCCCCGCTCTTGACCTAATCTGCTCTAAGAACAAGACAGCGCAAAAGGCCGCCAGCAAGGTGACCCTATTGGAAGCCAATCGTGCCAAGAACCTGGCCATCACCCTCCGCAAGGCTGGCCGCTCGGCAGAGGAGATCTGCAGGGCCATCCACAC GTTTGACCTCCAGACGCTGCCCGTGGACTTTGTGGAGTGCCTGATGCGCTTCCTGCCCACGGAGGCCGAGGTGAAGCTGCTGCGGCAGTATGAGCGGGAGCGGCAGCCGCTGGATGAGCTGGCGGCCGAGGACCGCTTCATGCTGCTCTTCAGCAAGGTGGAGCGGCTGACACAGCGGATGGCCGGCATGGCCTTCCTGGGCAACTTCCAGGACAACCTGCAGATGCTCACACCG CAACTCAACGCCATCATTGCCGCCTCTGCCTCTGTCAAGTCCTCCCAGAAGCTGAAGCAGAtgttggag ATCATACTTGCCCTGGGGAACTATATGAATAGCAGCAAGCGAGGTGCTGTGTATGGCTTCAAGCTCCAGAGCCTGGATCTG CTGCTGGACACCAAGTCCACTGACAGGAAGATGACATTGCTGCATTTCATCGCCTTGACGGTGAAGGAGAAGTATCCAGACCTGGCCAACTTCTGGCATGAGCTACACTTCGTGGAGAAGGCCGCGGCAG TGTCCCTGGAGAACGTACTGCTAGACGTGAAGGAGCTGGGCCGGGGCATGGAGCTGATTCGGCGGGAATGCGGCATCCATGACAACAGCGTCCTTCGGAACTTCCTTAGCACTAATGAAGGCAAATTGGACAAGCTCCAGCGTGACGCCAAGACGGCCGAG GAGGCCTATAATGCGGTTGTGCGCTACTTCGGTGAGAGTCCCAAAACCACACCCCCTTCTGTATTCTTCCCAGTGTTCGTCCGATTCATTCGTTCTTACAAG GAAGCAGAACAAGAGAATGAAGCTagaaagaagcaggaggaggTAATGCGGGAGAAGCAGCTGGCTCAGGAAGCCAAGAAACTGGATGCCAAG ACCCCATCTCAGCGGAACAAGTGGCAACAGCAGGAGCTAATCGCAGAGCTGAGGCGGCGCCAGGCCAAGGAGCATCGGCCTGTTTACGAGGGGAAGGATGGTACCATTGAGGACATCATTACAG GCCTTCACCACCAGCCCATTGTCGTTCGCCACCAAGCCAGGAGTGCCGCACCGCCCAGCGGGCCCCCCCGGGCTCCAGGCCCCCACTAA
- the FMNL3 gene encoding formin-like protein 3 isoform X3, which translates to MGNLESAEGGAGEPPSVSLLPPPGKMPMPEPCELEERFALVLSSMNLPPDKARLLRQYDNEKKWDLICDQERFQVKNPPHTYIQKLQSFLDPSVTRKKFRRRVQESTKVLRELEISLRTNHIGWVREFLNDENKGLDVLVDYLSFAQCSVMFDFEGLESGDDGAFDKLRSWSRSIEDLQPPSALSAPFTNSLARSARQSVLRYSTLPGRRALKNSRLVSQKDDVHVCILCLRAIMNYQYGFNLVMSHPHAVNEIALSLNNKNPRTKALVLELLAAVCLVRGGHEIILAAFDNFKEVCKELHRFEKLMEYFRNEDSNIDFMVACMQFINIVVHSVEDMNFRVHLQYEFTKLGLEEFLQSRHTESEKLQVQIQAYLDNVFDVGGLLEDAETKNVALEKVEELEEHVSHLTEKLLDLENENMMRVAELEKQLLQREKELESVKETYENTSHQVHTLRRLIKEKEEAFQRRCHLEPGARGLESVGSEALARIGPAELGEGLLPSDLDLLAPAPPPEEALPLPPPPAPPLPPPPPPLPDKCPPAPPLPGAAPSVVLTVGLSAIRIKKPIKTKFRLPVFNWTALKPNQISGTVFSELDDEKILEDLDLDKFEELFKTKAQGPALDLICSKNKTAQKAASKVTLLEANRAKNLAITLRKAGRSAEEICRAIHTFDLQTLPVDFVECLMRFLPTEAEVKLLRQYERERQPLDELAAEDRFMLLFSKVERLTQRMAGMAFLGNFQDNLQMLTPQLNAIIAASASVKSSQKLKQMLEIILALGNYMNSSKRGAVYGFKLQSLDLLLDTKSTDRKMTLLHFIALTVKEKYPDLANFWHELHFVEKAAAVSLENVLLDVKELGRGMELIRRECGIHDNSVLRNFLSTNEGKLDKLQRDAKTAEEAYNAVVRYFGESPKTTPPSVFFPVFVRFIRSYKEAEQENEARKKQEEVMREKQLAQEAKKLDAKTPSQRNKWQQQELIAELRRRQAKEHRPVYEGKDGTIEDIITVLKSVPFTARTAKRGSRFFCDAAHHDESNC; encoded by the exons AGCTCCATGAACCTGCCTCCCGACAAGGCCCGGCTCCTGCGGCAGTATGACAATGAGAAGAAGTGGGATCTGATCTGTGACCAG GAACGGTTCCAGGTGAAGAATCCTCCCCACACTTACATCCAGAAACTCCAGAGCTTCTTGGACCCCAGCGTAACCCGGAAG AAGTTCAGGAGGAGAGTGCAGGAGTCAACCAAAGTACTGAGGGAGCTGGAGATCTCACTTCGCACCAACCACATTGG GTGGGTTCGGGAGTTTCTGAATGATGAAAACAAAGGCCTGGATGTGCTGGTGGATTACCTGTCCTTTGCCCAATGTTCGGTCAT GTTTGACTTTGAGGGTCTGGAGAGTGGTGACGATGGTGCGTTTGACAAGCTCCGGTCCTGGAGCAGGTCCATCGAGGACCTGCAGCCACCCAGCGCCCTGTCAGCCCCCTTCACCAACAGCCTCGCTCGCTCTGCGCGCCAGTCTGTGCTCCG GTACAGCACTCTCCCTGGGCGCAGGGCCCTGAAGAACTCCCGCCTGGTGAGCCAGAAGGATGATGTCCATGTCTGCATCCTTTGCCTCAGAGCCATCATGAACTATCAG TATGGCTTCAACCTGGTCATGTCCCACCCTCATGCTGTCAATGAGATCGCACTCAGCCTCAACAACAAGAATCCAAG GACCAAAGCCCTTGTCTTGGAGCTCTTGGCAGCTGTGTGTTTGGTGCGGGGAGGTCATGAAATCATTCTTGCTGCCTTTGACAATTTCAAAGAG GTATGCAAGGAGCTACACCGCTTTGAGAAACTGATGGAGTATTTCCGGAATGAGGACAGCAACATCGACTTCATG GTGGCCTGCATGCAGTTTATCAACATCGTGGTGCACTCAGTAGAGGACATGAACTTTCGGGTGCACCTGCAGTATGAGTTCACCAAGCTGGGGCTGGAGGAGTTCTTGCAG TCAAGGCACACAGAGAGCGAGAAGCTGCAGGTGCAGATCCAGGCATACCTGGACAATGTGTTTGACGTGGGAGGCTTGTTGGAGGATGCGGAGACCAAGAACGTGGCCCTGGAGAAGGTGGAGGAGCTGGAGGAACATGTGTCCCAT CTCACAGAGAAGCTTCTGGACCTGGAGAATGAGAACATGATGCGTGTGGCAGAGCTAGAGAAGCAGCTGCTGCAGCGGGAGAAGGAACTAGAGAGCGTCAAG GAGACTTACGAGAACACCAGCCACCAGGTACACACGCTGCGGCGGCTCAttaaagagaaggaggaggcctTCCAGCGCCGATGTCACTTGGAGCCTGGGGCACGGGGCCTGGAGTCAGTGGGCAGCGAGGCTCTGGCCCGGATAGGCCCTGCAGAGCTGGGTGAGGGCCTTCTGCCCTCTGATTTGGACCTCCTGGCTCCAGCCCCACCGCCCGAGGAGGCCCTGCCGCTGCCTCCACCGccagctcctcccctgcccccaccaccacccccgttACCAG ATAAgtgtcccccagccccacctctcccTGGTGCTGCTCCCTCTGTGGTGTTGACAGTAGGCCTGTCAG CCATTCGCATCAAGAAACCCATCAAGACCAAGTTCCGGTTGCCTGTCTTCAATTGGACAGCATTGAAACCCAACCAGATCAGCGGCACTGTCTTCAGTGAACTTGACGATGAGAAGATCTTGGAG GACCTAGACCTGGACAAATTTGAAGAACTGTTCAAGACAAAAGCCCAGGGCCCCGCTCTTGACCTAATCTGCTCTAAGAACAAGACAGCGCAAAAGGCCGCCAGCAAGGTGACCCTATTGGAAGCCAATCGTGCCAAGAACCTGGCCATCACCCTCCGCAAGGCTGGCCGCTCGGCAGAGGAGATCTGCAGGGCCATCCACAC GTTTGACCTCCAGACGCTGCCCGTGGACTTTGTGGAGTGCCTGATGCGCTTCCTGCCCACGGAGGCCGAGGTGAAGCTGCTGCGGCAGTATGAGCGGGAGCGGCAGCCGCTGGATGAGCTGGCGGCCGAGGACCGCTTCATGCTGCTCTTCAGCAAGGTGGAGCGGCTGACACAGCGGATGGCCGGCATGGCCTTCCTGGGCAACTTCCAGGACAACCTGCAGATGCTCACACCG CAACTCAACGCCATCATTGCCGCCTCTGCCTCTGTCAAGTCCTCCCAGAAGCTGAAGCAGAtgttggag ATCATACTTGCCCTGGGGAACTATATGAATAGCAGCAAGCGAGGTGCTGTGTATGGCTTCAAGCTCCAGAGCCTGGATCTG CTGCTGGACACCAAGTCCACTGACAGGAAGATGACATTGCTGCATTTCATCGCCTTGACGGTGAAGGAGAAGTATCCAGACCTGGCCAACTTCTGGCATGAGCTACACTTCGTGGAGAAGGCCGCGGCAG TGTCCCTGGAGAACGTACTGCTAGACGTGAAGGAGCTGGGCCGGGGCATGGAGCTGATTCGGCGGGAATGCGGCATCCATGACAACAGCGTCCTTCGGAACTTCCTTAGCACTAATGAAGGCAAATTGGACAAGCTCCAGCGTGACGCCAAGACGGCCGAG GAGGCCTATAATGCGGTTGTGCGCTACTTCGGTGAGAGTCCCAAAACCACACCCCCTTCTGTATTCTTCCCAGTGTTCGTCCGATTCATTCGTTCTTACAAG GAAGCAGAACAAGAGAATGAAGCTagaaagaagcaggaggaggTAATGCGGGAGAAGCAGCTGGCTCAGGAAGCCAAGAAACTGGATGCCAAG ACCCCATCTCAGCGGAACAAGTGGCAACAGCAGGAGCTAATCGCAGAGCTGAGGCGGCGCCAGGCCAAGGAGCATCGGCCTGTTTACGAGGGGAAGGATGGTACCATTGAGGACATCATTACAG TGTTGAAGAGTGTCCCTTTCACGGCCCGTACTGCCAAGCGGGGCTCACGCTTCTTCTGCGATGCAGCCCACCATGATGAGTCAAACTGTTAA